The Hydrogenobacter thermophilus TK-6 genome window below encodes:
- a CDS encoding FtsB family cell division protein, with protein MRQGSEGKRSFGNLSPDVLPFLFMLIMVILTAYNLLFSTLNLFNVIKIKSSLHNLDKRLAEIKSKNDKLENMLELVKKDPNTYRERFIREYMQLQKSDEKIILFDDERN; from the coding sequence ATGCGGCAAGGTTCGGAGGGAAAGAGGAGTTTTGGAAATTTATCTCCTGATGTGCTTCCTTTTCTGTTTATGCTGATTATGGTCATCTTGACTGCGTATAATTTACTTTTCAGTACTCTTAATCTGTTTAATGTTATAAAGATAAAAAGCTCTCTACACAACCTTGACAAAAGATTAGCAGAAATAAAGAGTAAGAACGACAAGCTTGAAAACATGCTGGAGCTTGTGAAGAAGGATCCCAACACTTACAGAGAGAGGTTTATCAGAGAATACATGCAACTCCAGAAAAGTGATGAAAAAATAATACTTTTTGATGATGAGAGAAACTGA
- the ribD gene encoding bifunctional diaminohydroxyphosphoribosylaminopyrimidine deaminase/5-amino-6-(5-phosphoribosylamino)uracil reductase RibD — MMRETDHHFMRRALELAKLRKGLTHPNPTVGCVIVKDGKIIAEGYHEKVGMPHAEAVALEKAGTQAEGSTLYVTLEPCTHYGRTPPCTDAIIRAKVKRVVIATLDPNPLVSGRGVQKLRDAGIDVCVGVLEDEARELNEDFFTYITQKRPYITLKLAQSIDGRIATKHGESQWITNQESRTFAHRLRAQATAVLVGINTVLRDDPSLTVRHIPWESQPIRVVLDPNLRIPITSKLVREKTAKTLIITASENREKMKILEDEGIKVLLAPAEEGKLILREVLRELYFMEIMHLLVEGGAQTITSFIKEDLYDRLFIFLAPILIGEGIGIGDIGTSKLLDAKRHMLKSIYRFGDDVGLEYKKL; from the coding sequence ATGATGAGAGAAACTGACCATCACTTTATGAGAAGAGCCTTGGAACTTGCAAAGCTACGAAAGGGTCTAACACATCCCAACCCCACTGTAGGCTGTGTGATAGTAAAGGATGGAAAGATAATAGCAGAAGGATACCACGAAAAGGTTGGCATGCCACATGCGGAGGCTGTGGCTCTTGAAAAGGCAGGCACACAGGCAGAAGGCTCCACCCTTTATGTAACCCTGGAACCTTGCACCCATTACGGAAGAACTCCCCCCTGCACCGATGCCATCATCAGGGCAAAGGTAAAAAGAGTGGTTATAGCTACTCTTGACCCTAATCCCCTCGTGTCGGGCAGGGGAGTACAAAAGCTCAGGGATGCAGGCATAGATGTGTGTGTGGGCGTACTTGAAGATGAGGCAAGAGAACTTAACGAGGACTTCTTTACCTACATTACCCAAAAAAGACCTTACATAACCCTAAAGCTGGCTCAAAGTATAGATGGGCGCATAGCCACCAAGCATGGAGAAAGCCAGTGGATAACTAACCAAGAGAGCAGAACCTTTGCTCACAGGCTAAGAGCGCAGGCAACGGCAGTCCTTGTAGGTATAAACACCGTCTTGAGGGATGACCCATCTCTTACGGTAAGGCACATACCATGGGAGAGCCAACCCATAAGAGTGGTGCTTGACCCCAATCTGAGGATACCCATAACATCCAAACTGGTAAGGGAAAAAACCGCAAAAACCCTTATAATAACTGCTTCCGAAAACAGAGAAAAGATGAAAATTTTGGAGGATGAGGGCATAAAGGTACTTTTGGCTCCCGCGGAGGAAGGAAAGCTGATACTGAGGGAGGTTTTGAGAGAGCTTTACTTTATGGAGATTATGCACCTTCTTGTTGAAGGAGGAGCCCAAACCATCACCAGCTTCATAAAGGAGGATCTTTATGACAGGCTTTTTATTTTTTTAGCACCCATACTGATAGGAGAAGGTATAGGTATAGGTGATATAGGCACCAGTAAGCTTTTGGATGCCAAAAGGCATATGCTTAAAAGCATATACAGATTTGGCGATGACGTAGGACTTGAGTATAAGAAGCTATGA
- the fmt gene encoding methionyl-tRNA formyltransferase → MKIVFMGTSSFAVPSLKALVENFQVVGVITQPDRPAHRGQKLTPSPVKKMALELGLCLYQPEKKSQIEETVLKLKPDCVVVVAYGRILTKEVLGIPPYGCINLHASLLPKYRGAAPIQRCLMAGEKLTGNTVMLMDEGMDTGDILRQESVPIDEEDNLLSLSEKLSTKGAKLLVSTLKDWFEGKIAPTPQDHQQATYAPPIWKEEYRICWKASAQSVKDRVRGLYPNCYAFLEEGERIKVLKVRVCQESGEPGELIHQRKFQVACGENSVEVLELINPKGKRVSGEDFLRGYQVKKLR, encoded by the coding sequence ATGAAAATTGTCTTTATGGGTACATCATCCTTTGCAGTACCAAGCTTAAAGGCTCTGGTGGAAAACTTTCAGGTTGTGGGAGTTATCACACAGCCCGACAGACCAGCCCACAGAGGTCAAAAACTTACACCTTCGCCAGTCAAAAAGATGGCTCTTGAACTCGGTCTCTGCCTTTATCAGCCGGAGAAAAAAAGCCAGATAGAGGAAACTGTTCTTAAGCTAAAGCCTGACTGTGTAGTTGTTGTCGCTTACGGGAGGATTTTGACAAAAGAGGTGCTTGGCATACCACCTTACGGATGCATAAACCTTCATGCGTCTTTGCTCCCAAAGTACAGAGGCGCAGCTCCCATACAAAGATGCCTGATGGCAGGGGAAAAATTAACTGGCAATACGGTGATGCTCATGGATGAAGGTATGGACACAGGAGACATACTAAGGCAGGAAAGTGTGCCAATAGATGAAGAGGACAATCTTCTGAGTTTGAGCGAAAAGCTCTCTACAAAAGGTGCAAAACTCTTAGTTAGCACCCTCAAGGATTGGTTTGAAGGGAAGATAGCACCCACTCCTCAGGATCATCAGCAAGCTACTTATGCACCACCCATTTGGAAGGAGGAGTACCGCATATGCTGGAAGGCTTCTGCCCAAAGTGTAAAAGATAGAGTGAGAGGGCTTTATCCCAACTGCTATGCTTTCCTTGAGGAGGGTGAAAGGATAAAAGTGCTGAAAGTCAGAGTCTGTCAGGAGAGTGGAGAGCCAGGCGAGCTGATCCACCAAAGGAAGTTTCAGGTGGCCTGCGGAGAAAACTCCGTTGAAGTCCTTGAGCTTATAAATCCAAAAGGTAAAAGGGTTAGCGGTGAAGACTTTTTGAGAGGATATCAGGTGAAAAAACTCCGCTGA
- a CDS encoding DUF86 domain-containing protein — protein MKKGPNISLIVESFQNLEKAYIDLKKNLSLPKEEFVSNKLVLDKVRIDFNLAFESSMRPCRHLSTLYGLKTTSKDCLLKLAEYIGMEDIKTLQRFTDFYFKYRDLKDSVSAEELYEFLKENLVVFKKYAQAVVEHIKKTTGNYLLIDFDMLNEKAKHVKESVKKIDFVLSQGIEEFKTKPMYYDRVKYFYQVAYDSLFDICKHLAPKFGVKKFGDDCLSKLVEIGVIRQDRYMDVFKMTQLKNKLISTWEVSPEELYASLSELKDKFEPVMKDISVSLKKLIEDKAKGAVG, from the coding sequence ATGAAGAAGGGACCAAATATAAGCCTTATAGTGGAGAGCTTCCAAAACCTTGAGAAGGCATACATAGACCTGAAAAAAAACCTATCCCTTCCAAAAGAGGAGTTTGTTAGCAACAAGCTTGTTCTTGACAAGGTTCGCATAGACTTCAACTTGGCCTTTGAAAGCAGTATGAGACCTTGCAGACACCTCTCTACCCTCTATGGACTTAAAACCACCTCAAAGGATTGCCTCTTGAAACTTGCCGAGTATATAGGTATGGAAGACATAAAGACCCTTCAGAGGTTTACAGACTTTTACTTTAAATACAGAGACCTAAAAGACAGCGTTTCCGCTGAGGAACTTTATGAATTTTTGAAGGAAAACCTGGTAGTGTTTAAAAAGTATGCCCAGGCAGTGGTGGAGCACATAAAAAAAACCACAGGCAACTACCTGCTTATTGACTTTGACATGCTTAACGAAAAGGCAAAGCATGTTAAAGAATCCGTCAAAAAGATAGACTTTGTCCTCTCTCAAGGCATAGAAGAGTTTAAAACTAAGCCTATGTATTACGATAGAGTAAAATACTTTTACCAAGTTGCGTATGATAGCTTGTTTGACATATGCAAACATCTTGCTCCTAAGTTTGGAGTAAAAAAATTTGGAGATGACTGCCTTTCTAAGCTGGTAGAGATAGGTGTAATAAGACAGGATCGCTACATGGATGTTTTTAAGATGACACAGCTAAAAAACAAACTCATAAGCACATGGGAAGTTAGCCCAGAAGAGCTTTATGCATCACTATCTGAACTCAAAGACAAGTTTGAGCCAGTCATGAAGGACATATCCGTAAGTTTGAAAAAGCTCATTGAAGATAAGGCAAAAGGTGCTGTGGGTTGA
- a CDS encoding succinate dehydrogenase/fumarate reductase iron-sulfur subunit, which yields MILRLSIRREDPESGICNYQDFEIPYEDGMTFLTALQRIKEYQDETLTFRHFCRAGICGTCTIYINGFPKLACKEQVLPYVLLEKRVVIEPLKGFKVIKDLAVDNDKIIKKLKEIHGWVRTGSDDCRIPSDLSRKLESAADCILCLACQSYCPQVLEENYAGPLIFAKLYRFLEDPRDKDKEERFVQAVEKGNLYHCLSCNKCNHVCPKEVEPATLIRRLMVYSR from the coding sequence ATGATTTTGCGCTTGAGTATAAGAAGAGAAGACCCAGAGAGTGGTATATGTAATTACCAGGACTTTGAAATACCTTACGAAGATGGCATGACCTTTCTCACCGCTCTTCAAAGGATAAAGGAGTATCAGGATGAAACGCTGACTTTCAGGCACTTTTGTAGAGCGGGTATATGTGGCACATGCACTATTTACATAAACGGATTCCCCAAGCTTGCTTGTAAAGAACAAGTTCTACCTTATGTACTTTTAGAAAAAAGGGTCGTGATAGAACCACTCAAAGGCTTTAAGGTAATAAAAGACCTTGCGGTAGACAATGATAAAATCATAAAGAAGTTAAAAGAGATTCACGGATGGGTAAGGACAGGGTCCGACGATTGCAGAATACCATCTGACCTCAGCAGGAAGTTGGAAAGCGCTGCAGATTGCATCCTCTGTTTAGCATGCCAATCTTACTGCCCTCAGGTATTGGAAGAAAATTATGCGGGTCCCCTCATCTTCGCAAAGCTGTATAGATTCCTTGAAGACCCAAGAGACAAGGACAAGGAAGAAAGATTCGTGCAAGCTGTAGAAAAGGGTAATCTTTACCACTGCTTATCCTGTAATAAGTGCAATCATGTATGTCCAAAGGAGGTAGAACCAGCCACCCTCATAAGGAGACTTATGGTGTACAGCAGATAA
- a CDS encoding TldD/PmbA family protein, producing the protein MSETHSQVKELLKEKAGYILSYLMSSGGEYGEVFYERSRMCRVHLESNKVEKVQWGVDEGVGIRLIKDGKTYYGYTTEINLENLIEIAKALSKSLSGCGSVAIGKRYIKGATDVQIDIDAKDVAYRTEFLKRANDRARSYGDKIKQVLAVISDKTRGILVINNLGEISEDEQKRVVFFVDVVASDGQTLQRGYESVGGMRGFELLEEKPPELIADIAARRALLMLSAKPAPAGSFTVVMSSQAGGTMIHEAVGHGLEADLVQKGLSIYRGKIGQKVASELITVIDDASLEGYNGSFTVDDEGVPAQKKVLIDRGYLAGYMYDRLTAMKDGVSSTGNGRRQSYAHVPMVRMTNTFIAPGKDSTEDIIRDTKKGILVVKMGGGEVNTVTGDFVFEIMEGYLIENGEMTYPIRSAVLIGNGPKALQDVDAVGSDLGWSIGTCGKDGQGVPVTDAQPTIRIKSLILGGCETC; encoded by the coding sequence ATGTCAGAGACGCACAGTCAGGTAAAGGAACTTTTAAAGGAAAAGGCAGGCTATATTTTGTCTTATCTTATGTCTTCTGGTGGTGAGTACGGTGAGGTCTTCTACGAAAGGTCAAGGATGTGTAGAGTACACTTAGAGAGCAACAAGGTGGAAAAAGTTCAGTGGGGAGTTGACGAAGGTGTTGGTATAAGGCTTATAAAAGATGGAAAGACCTATTACGGCTACACTACAGAAATAAATCTTGAAAATCTTATAGAGATAGCAAAGGCACTCTCAAAATCTTTGAGTGGGTGCGGCTCTGTAGCCATAGGCAAGAGATACATAAAAGGCGCAACTGATGTTCAAATAGATATAGACGCTAAAGATGTAGCTTATAGGACTGAGTTTTTAAAAAGAGCCAACGATAGAGCCAGAAGTTATGGAGATAAGATAAAGCAGGTGCTTGCTGTCATAAGCGATAAAACCAGGGGCATTCTTGTGATTAACAATTTAGGTGAAATCTCGGAGGATGAGCAAAAGAGGGTGGTGTTTTTTGTTGATGTGGTTGCCAGCGATGGGCAAACTTTGCAAAGAGGCTACGAATCTGTGGGAGGGATGAGAGGCTTTGAACTTTTGGAAGAGAAACCTCCCGAGCTTATTGCAGATATAGCAGCAAGGCGGGCTCTTCTTATGCTATCTGCAAAGCCTGCACCTGCGGGAAGCTTTACGGTGGTCATGTCCTCGCAAGCTGGCGGAACCATGATACACGAAGCTGTAGGTCACGGCTTAGAAGCTGACCTTGTCCAGAAAGGCCTTTCTATTTACAGAGGAAAGATAGGTCAAAAGGTAGCCAGTGAGCTGATAACTGTAATAGATGATGCGAGCCTTGAAGGCTACAACGGGTCTTTTACAGTTGACGATGAGGGTGTACCTGCCCAAAAGAAGGTACTCATAGACAGGGGTTATTTAGCTGGATACATGTATGACAGGCTAACCGCCATGAAAGATGGTGTAAGCTCCACAGGCAATGGAAGGAGACAGAGCTATGCCCATGTGCCTATGGTTAGAATGACAAATACCTTCATAGCTCCCGGAAAGGACAGTACAGAGGACATTATAAGAGACACGAAAAAAGGTATTTTAGTGGTAAAGATGGGTGGAGGAGAGGTAAATACTGTTACTGGAGATTTTGTCTTTGAAATTATGGAAGGCTACCTTATAGAAAATGGTGAGATGACTTATCCTATAAGGTCTGCAGTGCTTATAGGCAACGGTCCTAAGGCTCTTCAGGATGTGGATGCTGTTGGTAGCGATCTGGGATGGAGCATAGGCACATGTGGTAAGGACGGTCAAGGAGTCCCAGTAACTGATGCTCAACCCACCATTCGTATAAAGTCCCTCATACTGGGTGGGTGTGAAACCTGCTGA
- a CDS encoding NifU family protein, translating to MAMPTREEIEAVLDEIRPALRFDGGDVELVDVLEDGTVLVRMMGACSGCGMSVLTLKAGIERALKNKFPEIKEVKDINMDIPMTFGF from the coding sequence ATGGCTATGCCTACGAGAGAAGAGATAGAAGCTGTTCTTGACGAGATAAGACCTGCTTTGAGGTTTGATGGTGGTGATGTGGAGCTGGTGGATGTGTTGGAGGATGGCACTGTTCTTGTAAGGATGATGGGTGCGTGTTCAGGCTGTGGTATGTCTGTGCTAACGCTGAAGGCTGGCATAGAGAGGGCTCTCAAAAACAAGTTTCCCGAGATAAAAGAAGTTAAAGACATAAACATGGACATACCCATGACCTTTGGCTTTTGA
- the rimM gene encoding ribosome maturation factor RimM (Essential for efficient processing of 16S rRNA), translating into MHEESQFVVIGKVVDTYGLKGEIKMESYLEKKHWKKLKEVFLKKRGGDFVPFKIEGVKLHGRYVIVKFSGCEGVDQAKNYKSAKVFLPLHQLPKRKKDEYYYFQLEGLQVYTESGKFLGKVTKVLEGKPYYLLEMDHGRGYIPFIGQMVKEVDIEGKKIKVSDMLSEIYP; encoded by the coding sequence ATGCATGAGGAAAGTCAGTTTGTTGTGATAGGCAAGGTGGTTGATACATACGGGCTTAAAGGCGAGATAAAGATGGAGTCTTACCTTGAGAAGAAGCACTGGAAGAAGCTCAAGGAGGTTTTTTTAAAGAAAAGAGGTGGAGACTTTGTACCTTTTAAGATAGAAGGCGTAAAGCTTCACGGAAGGTATGTGATAGTGAAGTTTTCAGGATGTGAGGGTGTGGACCAGGCGAAAAATTACAAGTCTGCCAAGGTATTTTTGCCTTTGCACCAGCTACCCAAACGGAAAAAGGATGAGTATTACTACTTTCAGCTGGAAGGTCTGCAGGTTTACACAGAAAGCGGAAAGTTTTTAGGTAAAGTTACTAAAGTTTTAGAAGGGAAACCTTATTACCTTCTGGAGATGGACCACGGCAGGGGATACATCCCCTTCATAGGGCAGATGGTGAAAGAGGTGGACATAGAAGGTAAAAAAATCAAGGTATCTGACATGCTTTCAGAAATCTACCCGTGA
- a CDS encoding c-type cytochrome has product MKKFLLVAVVGLAGITFANEQLAKQKGCMACHDLKAKKVGPAYADVAKKYAGRKDAVDYLAGKIKKGGSGVWGSVPMPPQNVTDAEAKQLAQWILSIK; this is encoded by the coding sequence ATGAAGAAGTTTCTGTTAGTAGCTGTAGTGGGGCTGGCAGGCATAACCTTTGCCAATGAACAGCTTGCCAAGCAAAAGGGCTGTATGGCTTGCCACGATCTGAAAGCTAAGAAGGTGGGACCTGCTTACGCAGATGTAGCTAAGAAGTATGCGGGAAGAAAGGATGCTGTTGATTATCTGGCTGGCAAGATAAAGAAGGGCGGTTCTGGTGTGTGGGGTTCTGTTCCCATGCCTCCTCAAAATGTAACCGATGCGGAAGCAAAACAGCTTGCCCAGTGGATACTCTCCATAAAGTAA
- a CDS encoding MBL fold metallo-hydrolase produces MPAKLIFNTPDHKVAFYEELTPASAVQANQYLIIHKGEGVLLDPGGHKVFSKLLSDISVLIPPSNIKYIFLSHQDPDIVASINGWLMTTKASAYISKLWMRFLPHFGLDTQLEDRVLPIDDGGTKINLNGCELLILPAHFLHSPGNFQVYDPCSKILFSGDLGASLGQDYFFVEDFDAHIKYMEGFHRRYMASNKILKFWVNMVRQLDIETIAPQHGAIFKGKEMVDRFLNWLENLEVGVDLMTQDRYKLPV; encoded by the coding sequence ATGCCTGCCAAGCTAATATTTAACACACCAGACCACAAGGTAGCCTTTTATGAGGAGCTCACCCCTGCCAGCGCGGTCCAGGCAAACCAGTATCTCATTATACATAAGGGGGAAGGAGTGCTTCTTGACCCGGGAGGTCATAAGGTATTTTCCAAACTTCTCTCCGACATATCTGTGCTGATACCGCCAAGCAACATAAAGTACATATTCCTTTCCCATCAGGACCCGGACATAGTAGCCTCTATAAACGGCTGGCTCATGACTACGAAGGCATCCGCTTACATATCCAAGCTCTGGATGAGGTTTTTGCCTCACTTTGGTCTTGATACCCAGCTGGAGGATAGGGTGCTTCCCATAGATGACGGTGGGACAAAGATAAACCTAAACGGTTGTGAGCTTCTTATCCTGCCTGCTCACTTCTTGCACTCTCCGGGCAACTTTCAGGTTTATGACCCGTGCTCTAAAATTCTGTTTTCCGGGGATTTGGGTGCTTCTCTTGGGCAGGACTACTTTTTTGTGGAAGACTTTGATGCGCACATAAAGTACATGGAGGGCTTTCACAGAAGATACATGGCAAGCAACAAAATCTTAAAGTTCTGGGTAAACATGGTAAGACAGCTGGATATTGAAACCATAGCACCTCAGCACGGAGCCATATTTAAAGGGAAGGAAATGGTAGACAGGTTTCTAAACTGGCTTGAAAACCTTGAGGTGGGTGTTGACCTTATGACGCAGGACAGGTATAAACTGCCTGTCTGA
- a CDS encoding beta-barrel assembly-enhancing protease codes for MKKLFLLLLTFLVACAPAVNGGSLFNILPEEKEIEIGNAYVPYAIEESDGLYPDRRVQDYVKSVGMTIARYTPRKLPYKFFVVNSDAVNAFALPGGPVFITRGLLLKLNSESELAGVLGHELGHINARHHAKFLEKMYAMNILFNIGAAIIADKPYAQAVLQFGQIGGQLLALKFSRDQEREADELGVIYALKAGYDPNGLLGVFETFKSMERAKAPEWLQTHPLPESRIRDVQREIQSIKPSGSLISDSEEFHTIKRLLKETEASYSEFYKGKGYYRRKDYSLALEHFKKAVELYDKNYEAHLYIAYILANSDLTSALSHAEKAYSIMPEVFSTNYVYGFVLFKVGDYAPSLEKLEKARRLIPDYADVYYYAGRDYEALKDYKKAVSYYKTALELSEGKAPWAQDAKERLRRLQGVW; via the coding sequence ATGAAAAAGCTGTTTTTGCTCTTACTTACCTTTCTGGTTGCCTGCGCTCCTGCGGTAAATGGTGGCTCTCTCTTTAACATACTACCCGAGGAGAAGGAGATAGAGATAGGCAACGCTTATGTGCCGTATGCCATAGAGGAGAGCGACGGTCTTTATCCGGATAGAAGAGTTCAGGACTATGTAAAAAGCGTAGGAATGACGATAGCTCGGTACACTCCAAGAAAGCTCCCTTATAAGTTTTTCGTTGTCAATTCGGATGCGGTAAACGCCTTTGCGCTTCCGGGAGGTCCCGTATTTATCACAAGGGGTCTTTTGCTGAAGCTAAACAGCGAGAGCGAGCTTGCAGGTGTGCTGGGACACGAGCTTGGACACATAAACGCAAGGCATCACGCCAAGTTTTTGGAGAAGATGTATGCTATGAACATACTTTTTAACATAGGGGCGGCTATCATAGCAGACAAACCTTACGCTCAGGCTGTTTTACAGTTTGGTCAGATAGGTGGCCAGCTTTTGGCTCTAAAGTTCAGCAGGGACCAAGAGAGGGAGGCGGACGAGCTGGGAGTAATCTATGCTTTGAAGGCAGGCTATGACCCAAACGGTCTGCTTGGCGTTTTTGAAACCTTTAAAAGCATGGAAAGAGCAAAAGCTCCTGAATGGCTTCAGACCCACCCACTTCCCGAAAGCAGGATAAGGGATGTGCAAAGAGAGATACAGAGCATAAAACCTTCCGGAAGCTTGATTTCAGACTCGGAGGAGTTTCACACCATAAAGAGGCTTTTGAAGGAGACAGAAGCATCTTACAGTGAGTTTTACAAAGGCAAAGGCTACTACAGAAGAAAGGATTACTCCTTGGCTCTTGAACACTTTAAAAAGGCGGTGGAACTCTATGATAAAAACTACGAAGCACACCTTTACATAGCTTACATCCTTGCAAACTCTGACCTTACCAGCGCGCTAAGTCATGCGGAAAAGGCTTACTCTATAATGCCTGAGGTGTTTTCCACCAACTATGTGTACGGTTTTGTACTTTTCAAAGTAGGTGATTACGCCCCATCTCTTGAAAAGTTAGAAAAAGCCAGAAGGTTAATACCCGACTATGCGGATGTTTATTATTATGCAGGCAGAGATTACGAAGCGCTAAAAGACTACAAAAAGGCGGTATCTTACTATAAAACTGCTCTGGAGCTGTCGGAAGGTAAAGCACCGTGGGCACAGGACGCAAAGGAAAGGCTAAGAAGACTTCAAGGTGTATGGTAA
- a CDS encoding PP2C family protein-serine/threonine phosphatase → MYRLSACGITHRGKVRTKNEDALLLGDTLMQEEVMTSPVCVQMEGKSLLFAVADGLGGHACGEMASLITLKTLMEEKPEDAQSINQALHKARDHLEAFAEKKPYAKGLGSAVAGLLLGKQDILVFNVGDCRVYGLKESKADRLTLDHTEVERLVRLGYISDREAKHHPNRHVLTSALIGDASFREFEVFIKKAEGYKSFVICSDGLWELVEDDELYLSPSELLNIALSRGGTDNISLIRVDLA, encoded by the coding sequence ATGTACAGATTAAGCGCCTGCGGTATTACTCACAGGGGTAAGGTGAGGACTAAAAACGAGGACGCTCTTCTACTTGGTGATACTCTAATGCAAGAAGAAGTTATGACCTCTCCTGTGTGTGTGCAGATGGAAGGTAAGAGTCTTCTCTTTGCGGTTGCGGACGGTCTTGGAGGGCACGCCTGCGGTGAGATGGCAAGCCTGATAACACTAAAAACCCTTATGGAAGAAAAACCCGAAGATGCTCAAAGCATAAACCAAGCGCTACACAAGGCAAGGGACCATTTGGAAGCCTTTGCAGAAAAAAAACCTTACGCTAAAGGTTTAGGCTCTGCGGTTGCAGGTCTTCTTCTTGGTAAACAGGATATATTGGTATTTAATGTGGGGGACTGTAGGGTATACGGGCTAAAGGAAAGCAAAGCGGATAGACTCACCTTAGACCATACGGAAGTAGAAAGGTTGGTAAGGTTAGGATACATAAGTGATAGGGAAGCAAAGCATCATCCCAACAGGCATGTACTCACCTCAGCCCTTATAGGAGATGCATCCTTCAGAGAGTTTGAAGTTTTCATAAAGAAGGCAGAGGGTTATAAAAGCTTCGTTATATGCTCTGATGGACTTTGGGAGCTTGTGGAAGATGATGAGCTTTATCTCTCTCCTTCAGAGCTTTTAAACATAGCGCTCTCAAGGGGAGGTACAGACAATATAAGCCTTATAAGGGTGGATTTAGCATGA
- a CDS encoding KaiC domain-containing protein, which translates to MEEKFKESEEVRKPEVVEESIWVAGEAVKKAPKMYGVPTGVEGLDHLFFTSEVQEGKVVKKLLGGIPAYSVTNITGVSDTGKTLIAEQYTIKQAERGEATAFITVEAPAPFVSVGLRERAKAMGVDFEKVQDKIVLIDAASHSKLRENIPDLLATLAYAIKNYKVRHVVIDSVTGLYEAREMLARTVVRQLFNFMKKWYQTAIFISQKRSGHEELTAEAAGGYAVSHIVDCSMVLSKELILTQAQSRIYKKPIGEMVRLFRIDGCRLCGHDTRTHFMEITELGLVKIGPALSGE; encoded by the coding sequence ATGGAGGAGAAGTTTAAAGAGTCTGAAGAGGTAAGAAAGCCAGAGGTGGTAGAAGAAAGTATATGGGTAGCAGGTGAAGCAGTAAAGAAAGCCCCAAAGATGTATGGAGTTCCTACGGGTGTAGAGGGGCTTGACCATCTTTTTTTCACCTCAGAAGTGCAGGAAGGTAAGGTGGTAAAGAAACTCCTCGGTGGAATACCCGCATACTCGGTCACCAACATCACAGGTGTTTCAGACACCGGTAAAACCCTTATAGCAGAACAGTACACCATAAAGCAGGCAGAAAGGGGAGAAGCAACAGCCTTTATAACCGTTGAAGCACCAGCTCCTTTTGTGAGCGTCGGCTTGCGTGAAAGAGCAAAAGCTATGGGTGTTGATTTTGAAAAGGTGCAGGATAAAATAGTGCTTATAGATGCGGCAAGCCATTCAAAACTCAGGGAAAACATACCTGACCTGCTTGCCACATTAGCGTACGCCATAAAAAACTACAAAGTTAGGCATGTGGTGATAGACTCGGTTACTGGACTATACGAGGCAAGGGAGATGCTTGCAAGGACAGTGGTAAGACAGCTTTTTAACTTTATGAAAAAGTGGTACCAGACAGCCATTTTTATATCACAGAAAAGGAGCGGACACGAAGAGCTTACAGCAGAAGCAGCAGGAGGATATGCAGTAAGCCACATAGTGGACTGCTCTATGGTGCTTTCCAAGGAGCTGATTCTTACCCAAGCCCAGTCAAGAATATACAAAAAGCCTATAGGGGAGATGGTTAGACTCTTCAGGATAGACGGTTGTAGGCTCTGCGGTCATGACACCAGAACGCACTTTATGGAGATAACCGAGCTGGGTCTTGTAAAGATAGGACCTGCGCTTTCTGGAGAGTAA